One window of Ignavibacteriales bacterium genomic DNA carries:
- the rlmD gene encoding 23S rRNA (uracil(1939)-C(5))-methyltransferase RlmD, whose protein sequence is MNIKKGDIVEFQIEKYAFEGKGIAKVSKNELLGLNEENGNEKNYVVFVVGSYPGDTVNARLLKIKNSYAEALVMEILTPSSERVKAKCKFFGTCGGCKQQNLNYNSQLKYKQQQVWEIFNKLGGFTEFEMEPIIQSENVFYYRNKMEFSFSERRWLTKEEIVVEGTLDRDFALGLHIPKIFDKVLDIDECFLQSELSNKILNFTRDFFKKRNTSIYSTRTHTGYLRNLVIKQSFHTNNLMINLVTSEENDELVNEYCDELGKEIPQVTTVINNINKKFAAVAVGDYEKVIYGSGFIYDEIGKYKFRVSANSFFQTNTVQAEKLYQTALDYAELSGSEIVYDLYSGAGTITIFISGKAKKVYAFEAVESAIADAKVNAELNNISNVKFFIADLYKTFLPIVDKYNIPKPDVMIIDPPRSGMHPTTVDDVIKLIPQKIVYVSCNPATQVRDIKLLVEAGYKLIKIKPVDMFPHTFHIENVVLLEK, encoded by the coding sequence ATGAATATCAAAAAAGGCGACATAGTAGAATTCCAAATTGAAAAGTATGCATTTGAAGGAAAAGGAATTGCAAAAGTTTCTAAGAATGAACTGCTTGGCTTGAATGAAGAAAACGGCAACGAAAAGAATTATGTTGTATTTGTTGTGGGATCTTATCCCGGAGATACAGTAAACGCTCGTTTGCTTAAAATTAAAAACTCTTATGCAGAAGCTTTGGTTATGGAAATACTTACTCCTTCAAGTGAAAGAGTAAAAGCGAAATGTAAATTCTTTGGAACTTGCGGAGGCTGTAAGCAGCAAAATTTGAATTATAATTCGCAGTTAAAATATAAACAACAACAGGTTTGGGAAATATTTAACAAACTCGGTGGATTTACTGAGTTTGAAATGGAACCAATTATTCAATCAGAAAATGTTTTTTATTACAGAAACAAAATGGAATTTTCTTTTAGTGAAAGAAGATGGTTAACAAAAGAAGAAATTGTTGTTGAAGGAACGCTTGATAGAGATTTTGCACTCGGTCTTCACATTCCCAAAATATTTGATAAAGTACTCGATATTGATGAGTGCTTCCTGCAATCAGAGCTTAGCAATAAGATTTTAAACTTTACTAGAGATTTTTTTAAGAAAAGAAATACTTCAATCTATTCCACAAGAACTCATACTGGATATTTAAGAAATCTTGTTATCAAACAATCTTTTCATACAAATAATTTAATGATTAATCTTGTTACGTCAGAAGAAAATGACGAATTGGTTAACGAGTATTGTGATGAGTTAGGAAAAGAAATTCCACAAGTAACAACCGTTATCAATAATATCAATAAAAAGTTTGCTGCTGTTGCAGTTGGTGATTATGAAAAGGTTATTTATGGTTCCGGTTTTATTTATGATGAGATAGGTAAGTATAAATTCAGAGTTAGTGCAAATTCGTTTTTTCAGACCAACACTGTTCAAGCAGAAAAGCTATATCAAACAGCGTTGGATTATGCTGAGTTAAGTGGAAGTGAAATTGTTTATGATCTGTATTCCGGTGCAGGAACAATTACAATTTTTATTTCGGGTAAAGCAAAAAAAGTTTATGCTTTTGAAGCTGTTGAATCAGCAATTGCAGATGCAAAAGTAAATGCTGAGTTAAACAATATTTCAAATGTTAAATTTTTTATTGCTGATCTTTACAAAACTTTTCTTCCGATAGTTGATAAATACAACATCCCAAAACCCGATGTAATGATTATAGATCCGCCAAGAAGTGGAATGCACCCAACAACAGTTGATGATGTGATAAAACTTATACCACAAAAAATTGTATATGTTAGCTGCAATCCCGCAACACAAGTGCGGGATATAAAGTTATTGGTTGAGGCTGGTTATAAATTAATTAAGATAAAACCCGTTGATATGTTTCCGCATACTTTTCATATTGAAAATGTTGTGCTGCTAGAAAAATGA
- a CDS encoding S9 family peptidase has protein sequence MFIRAKIFLLFSIAVLFTISVFSQTKRAINVDDLWAMKRIGTYDVSPDGKTIVYTLTSYSFEANKGNTDIYLINADGKNLRALKNSDKNESEPNFSPDGKTIAFARGGQIWQCNIDGSNEKQLTNIYTEASGFEWSADGKKILFVSSVYPECTTQDCNEQKDKAKEESKVKAEIFTELMYRHWNDWRGHKRSHLFLLDIATGEFIDLTETNKEDVPPMALGSSNDYNFSPDGSEVAYSLNPEFTKATSTNIEIYLVSLTSPQTPKLISTSKGVDCQPVYSPDGNWIAWTSMKREGFEADKKELILFNRKTSEAKILTEEFDKSVDEFIWTPDSKAIYFIAANEIYNSIYKLDIKSGTIDLFHKENYNTNIELSKDGKALYFLKQRTDLPTEIFSLSTDGKNTLKRITFTNEDILSQLEMNSVETFYCEGANGDKVQSILVKPPFFDPNKKYPMMFLIHGGPQGAWEDNFHYRWNLQMFAGAGYVVVAPNPRGSTGYGQKFTDEISGDWGGKVYTDLMNSYDYALKNFSFIDSKNTFASGASYGGYMINWIEGHNDKFNALFCHNGTYNLESMWGTTEELWFPEWDVNGTPWENREAYVKWSPHQYAKNFKTPMLIVHSAFDFRLSEEQAFQLFTTLLRSGVESKFLYFPDETHFVSKPQNAKLWWNTVFDWFREHQK, from the coding sequence ATGTTTATTAGAGCAAAAATCTTTCTTTTATTCTCAATTGCAGTATTATTTACAATCTCAGTTTTTTCACAAACCAAAAGAGCAATTAATGTAGATGATCTTTGGGCGATGAAACGCATTGGCACTTATGATGTTTCACCGGATGGAAAAACAATTGTATATACACTTACCAGTTACTCTTTTGAAGCAAACAAAGGAAATACAGATATTTATTTAATTAATGCAGATGGAAAAAATTTAAGGGCATTAAAAAACTCTGATAAAAATGAATCCGAACCAAATTTTTCTCCGGACGGAAAAACAATCGCATTTGCTCGTGGTGGACAAATATGGCAATGCAATATCGATGGTTCTAACGAAAAACAATTAACTAATATTTACACCGAAGCATCGGGATTTGAATGGTCTGCAGACGGAAAGAAAATTTTATTTGTTTCTTCTGTTTATCCGGAGTGTACAACACAAGATTGCAACGAACAAAAAGACAAAGCAAAAGAGGAAAGCAAAGTTAAGGCTGAGATTTTTACAGAATTAATGTATCGTCACTGGAATGATTGGCGAGGACACAAACGCAGCCATTTGTTTTTACTTGATATTGCAACAGGTGAGTTCATCGATTTAACTGAAACTAATAAAGAAGATGTTCCACCAATGGCACTTGGTTCATCAAACGATTACAATTTTTCTCCCGATGGAAGTGAAGTTGCGTATTCTTTAAATCCTGAATTTACTAAAGCAACAAGCACTAATATTGAGATTTATCTTGTTAGTTTAACTTCTCCACAAACTCCAAAGCTTATATCAACAAGCAAAGGTGTTGATTGCCAGCCGGTTTATTCTCCAGATGGAAACTGGATTGCTTGGACTTCGATGAAACGCGAGGGATTTGAAGCTGATAAAAAAGAATTGATTTTGTTTAATCGTAAAACAAGCGAAGCAAAAATTCTAACCGAAGAGTTTGATAAATCTGTTGATGAGTTTATCTGGACACCGGATTCTAAAGCAATTTATTTTATTGCTGCCAATGAAATTTACAATTCAATTTATAAGCTTGATATAAAATCAGGGACAATTGATTTATTTCACAAAGAAAATTATAATACAAATATTGAGCTTTCGAAAGATGGCAAAGCACTTTACTTCTTAAAGCAGCGCACGGATCTTCCGACTGAAATATTTTCATTAAGTACTGATGGTAAGAACACCTTAAAGAGAATTACATTTACCAATGAAGATATTCTTTCCCAGCTTGAAATGAATTCTGTTGAAACATTTTATTGTGAAGGAGCTAATGGAGATAAGGTTCAATCGATATTAGTAAAACCACCATTTTTTGATCCCAACAAAAAATATCCGATGATGTTTTTAATTCATGGTGGACCACAAGGCGCATGGGAAGATAATTTCCATTACAGATGGAATTTGCAAATGTTTGCTGGTGCCGGTTATGTTGTTGTTGCACCAAATCCACGTGGTTCAACTGGATATGGACAAAAATTTACAGATGAAATATCTGGCGATTGGGGCGGAAAAGTTTATACTGATTTAATGAACAGTTATGATTACGCATTGAAGAACTTTTCTTTTATAGATTCTAAAAATACTTTTGCTTCCGGTGCATCTTATGGTGGATACATGATTAATTGGATTGAAGGACACAATGATAAATTTAATGCTTTGTTCTGTCACAATGGGACTTATAATCTTGAAAGCATGTGGGGAACAACAGAAGAATTATGGTTCCCTGAATGGGATGTTAATGGAACTCCTTGGGAAAATCGTGAAGCGTATGTTAAATGGTCCCCGCATCAATATGCAAAGAATTTTAAAACACCAATGTTAATAGTGCATAGTGCTTTTGATTTTAGGTTATCGGAAGAACAAGCTTTTCAATTATTTACAACTTTGCTAAGGTCGGGAGTTGAAAGTAAGTTCTTGTATTTTCCTGATGAAACGCATTTCGTTTCAAAACCACAAAATGCAAAGTTATGGTGGAACACAGTATTTGATTGGTTTAGAGAGCATCAAAAATAG
- the proC gene encoding pyrroline-5-carboxylate reductase: MSSFKNIAILGGGNIGLSIARGLKNSDLYNAENIHITRRRIDLLDEYKNLGFKVSSENKEAVNNAKVIIIAVQPQQLNELLSEISSNLNPEKHIIISVVSGASIKAIKNHLGKNIEVIRAMPNTAIAIQESMTCISADTKNSGSLKVAEEIFNQVGKTLVIDEELMIPATALCACGIAFFLRAVRAASQGGIEIGFHSEEALLMAAQTAKGAASLLLSGEAHPESEVDKVTTPRGCTISGLNQMEHNGFSSALIRGIITSADKAALLYKID; encoded by the coding sequence ATGTCATCGTTTAAAAATATTGCGATACTGGGTGGTGGAAATATTGGGTTATCTATAGCCAGAGGCCTAAAAAATTCTGATTTATACAATGCAGAAAATATTCATATAACCAGAAGAAGAATTGACCTTCTTGATGAATATAAAAATTTAGGATTTAAAGTTTCTTCAGAAAATAAAGAAGCAGTAAATAATGCAAAGGTAATTATTATTGCTGTTCAACCTCAACAATTGAATGAGTTGCTATCTGAAATTTCGAGTAATTTGAATCCCGAAAAACACATTATAATTTCTGTTGTTTCAGGCGCAAGCATAAAGGCGATTAAAAATCATTTAGGCAAAAATATTGAAGTTATAAGGGCTATGCCTAATACTGCTATTGCAATCCAGGAATCAATGACATGCATTTCTGCCGATACAAAGAACAGTGGATCCTTAAAGGTTGCTGAAGAGATATTTAATCAGGTTGGTAAAACACTGGTGATTGATGAAGAATTAATGATCCCTGCTACTGCGCTTTGCGCATGCGGCATAGCATTTTTCTTAAGGGCTGTAAGAGCGGCTTCACAAGGTGGAATCGAAATTGGATTCCATTCTGAAGAAGCATTATTGATGGCGGCTCAAACTGCAAAAGGTGCTGCTTCATTATTATTAAGCGGTGAAGCACATCCGGAAAGTGAGGTTGATAAGGTTACAACTCCGCGCGGCTGCACAATTTCAGGGTTAAATCAAATGGAACATAATGGATTTAGTTCTGCATTAATTAGAGGAATTATAACTTCAGCAGATAAAGCAGCACTTCTGTATAAAATTGATTAG
- a CDS encoding DUF192 domain-containing protein, translated as MAKKQINQTEQKSNKTKSKISLQTIVIAVLSLAVIGFFIVNNFITHEPKVEYYTFTKEGELTFTDSLSALKSKIDLEIADTEYERELGLMNRNEMKENQGMLFIFPIQRDQSFWMRNTLISLDMIFVNEQKRIVTIHKNTKILSDQSYPSSEPALYVVEVIAGYTDKHNIQVGDKIDWMGTKLGL; from the coding sequence ATGGCTAAAAAACAGATTAATCAAACAGAGCAAAAATCAAACAAGACAAAAAGTAAAATATCCTTACAAACAATTGTTATTGCAGTATTATCACTTGCTGTAATTGGATTTTTTATTGTAAACAATTTTATAACACACGAGCCTAAAGTGGAATATTATACTTTTACAAAAGAAGGTGAACTAACGTTTACGGATTCTCTTAGTGCATTAAAATCAAAGATTGATCTTGAGATTGCAGATACTGAATACGAGCGGGAACTTGGATTGATGAACCGCAATGAAATGAAGGAAAACCAAGGAATGCTTTTTATTTTTCCGATCCAGAGAGATCAATCCTTTTGGATGCGTAATACGCTAATTTCACTTGATATGATTTTTGTAAACGAGCAGAAGCGAATTGTAACAATTCATAAAAACACAAAGATATTATCAGACCAAAGTTATCCATCCTCAGAACCTGCACTGTACGTAGTAGAAGTTATTGCTGGATATACAGACAAGCATAACATTCAAGTAGGAGATAAAATTGATTGGATGGGAACCAAACTAGGTTTATGA
- a CDS encoding response regulator, with protein MTMLAPENYAYYAGMMLVFSAGYFFIKLRFFFATIAGWSILLMYNIGAIYYTRTPDELLINNNFFFISANLIGMFAAYNIEYYARRNFFLSQRLDNERLLVLDANKNLEITVEERTKELLKAKEQAEESDRLKSAFLANMSHEIRTPMNGILGFAELLKEPGLTGEEQQGYIRIIQKSGTRMLNIINDIVDISKIEAGLMKLVIKESNVNEQIEYIYKFFKPEVEAKGMKLLFSTPLPAKEVILKTDREKVYAILTNLVKNAIKYSNNGTIEIGYKKRDKNLEFYVKDTGIGIPNDRQDAIFERFIQADIPDQWTQQGAGLGLSISKSYLEMLGGKIWVESQKGVGSTFYFTLPYNAVPTKETVVQQFVPSDKTDQVRKLKILIAEDDKVSEMLIDITVKMFGKEIIKARTGVEAIESCRKNPDIDLVMMDIRMPDMGGYEATRQIREFNKEVIIIAQTAYGLSRDCEKAIEAGCNDYIAKPINKAELLLLIQKYFGK; from the coding sequence ATGACAATGCTTGCACCTGAAAATTATGCATATTATGCCGGGATGATGCTAGTCTTTTCTGCGGGTTACTTTTTTATTAAACTCCGTTTCTTTTTTGCTACAATTGCAGGTTGGTCAATACTCCTTATGTATAATATAGGAGCAATATATTATACGCGTACGCCTGACGAATTACTTATTAATAACAATTTCTTTTTCATCAGTGCAAATCTTATCGGGATGTTTGCGGCATATAACATAGAGTATTATGCACGACGCAACTTTTTTCTGAGCCAGAGACTTGACAATGAAAGATTGCTTGTGTTAGATGCCAACAAAAACCTTGAAATAACGGTGGAAGAAAGAACCAAAGAACTATTGAAAGCCAAAGAACAGGCAGAAGAAAGCGACCGTCTTAAATCAGCTTTCCTCGCCAATATGAGTCACGAAATCAGAACTCCAATGAACGGAATTCTTGGTTTTGCCGAATTACTGAAAGAACCTGGTCTTACTGGCGAGGAGCAACAAGGTTACATTAGGATTATCCAGAAAAGTGGCACCCGTATGCTAAACATCATCAACGATATTGTTGATATTTCGAAAATTGAAGCCGGCCTAATGAAGCTTGTAATAAAGGAGTCGAATGTAAACGAACAAATCGAATACATCTATAAGTTTTTCAAACCTGAGGTGGAAGCCAAGGGGATGAAACTCTTATTTAGCACCCCATTACCGGCAAAAGAAGTAATCCTAAAAACCGACCGTGAAAAAGTATATGCCATACTTACCAACCTTGTTAAAAATGCTATTAAATATAGTAACAATGGTACAATAGAGATTGGATATAAAAAAAGGGATAAGAACCTTGAATTTTATGTGAAAGACACAGGAATTGGGATTCCAAATGACAGGCAGGATGCCATATTTGAGCGTTTTATTCAGGCAGATATTCCTGACCAATGGACTCAGCAAGGAGCAGGTTTAGGATTATCTATTTCCAAGTCATACCTCGAAATGCTGGGTGGTAAAATCTGGGTCGAAAGCCAGAAAGGTGTTGGATCAACTTTTTATTTCACCTTACCATACAATGCAGTACCAACAAAAGAAACAGTTGTTCAGCAATTTGTGCCTTCAGATAAAACCGATCAAGTTAGAAAATTAAAAATACTGATAGCCGAAGATGATAAAGTATCGGAAATGCTGATTGACATAACAGTAAAAATGTTTGGTAAAGAAATCATAAAAGCAAGGACTGGCGTTGAAGCCATTGAATCGTGCCGAAAGAATCCTGATATAGATTTGGTAATGATGGATATTCGGATGCCTGATATGGGAGGATATGAAGCCACCCGCCAAATCCGGGAATTTAACAAAGAGGTTATCATAATAGCGCAAACAGCTTATGGACTATCCAGAGACTGTGAAAAAGCAATTGAAGCCGGATGCAACGATTATATTGCAAAGCCCATTAATAAAGCCGAATTACTTTTATTGATTCAAAAGTATTTCGGGAAATAA
- a CDS encoding SIS domain-containing protein, whose translation MDAQKFIIDSLNESSETKLKIKDQLADEIIKAVDIVVASYKDGNKLLLCGNGGSAADCQHIATEFMIRLSHHIQRPALPAIALTTDSSNLTAGGNDIGFENVFARNVEGLGVLGDVLLAISTSGNSANIIKAVEAAHAKGMKVIGLLGGSGGNLKSIVDLPIVVPSSNTQRIQEGHITIAHIICELVEDTLYG comes from the coding sequence TTGGACGCACAAAAATTTATAATTGATTCTCTTAACGAAAGTTCTGAAACAAAACTTAAGATTAAAGATCAGCTTGCTGACGAAATAATTAAAGCCGTTGATATTGTTGTAGCTTCTTACAAAGACGGGAACAAACTCTTACTTTGTGGTAATGGAGGAAGCGCTGCTGATTGCCAACACATTGCTACAGAGTTTATGATAAGATTAAGTCATCATATCCAGCGTCCCGCTTTACCTGCTATTGCGCTCACAACTGATTCATCAAATTTAACTGCCGGTGGAAATGACATCGGTTTTGAAAATGTGTTTGCACGAAATGTTGAAGGACTTGGTGTTCTTGGCGATGTTCTTTTAGCAATTTCTACAAGCGGTAATTCTGCCAATATTATAAAAGCTGTTGAAGCTGCTCATGCAAAAGGAATGAAAGTAATAGGATTATTAGGCGGAAGCGGCGGCAATCTAAAATCAATTGTTGATCTTCCGATTGTAGTCCCTTCTTCAAATACGCAGAGAATTCAAGAAGGCCATATAACAATTGCTCACATTATTTGTGAGCTTGTTGAAGATACGCTTTACGGCTAA
- a CDS encoding DUF1232 domain-containing protein, whose amino-acid sequence MKEREFEIITPDDEIFENLGDLGAFRTGGKTEKEIEENYREKSNYVEENLWSKVQRVGKKISFAKDIMALYSYIKDPLVSWHRKAIVVMGLVYFISPIDTIPDIAPFIGYLDDLGVVAAVVKFLGSELIPYYDSKYRK is encoded by the coding sequence ATGAAAGAAAGAGAATTTGAAATTATAACTCCCGATGATGAAATTTTTGAAAACCTTGGCGATCTTGGGGCTTTCCGAACAGGCGGGAAAACGGAAAAGGAAATTGAAGAAAACTACCGCGAAAAATCTAACTACGTTGAAGAAAATTTGTGGAGTAAAGTTCAGCGCGTAGGCAAGAAAATATCTTTTGCAAAAGACATTATGGCGCTTTACAGCTATATAAAAGACCCGCTTGTCAGCTGGCATCGTAAAGCCATTGTTGTGATGGGGCTGGTATATTTTATTTCACCGATCGATACAATACCGGATATTGCTCCTTTTATAGGATATCTTGATGATTTAGGAGTTGTAGCTGCAGTGGTTAAATTTCTCGGCAGCGAACTTATTCCATATTATGATTCTAAATACAGAAAGTAA
- a CDS encoding geranylgeranylglyceryl/heptaprenylglyceryl phosphate synthase, which translates to MKIYNYLLNTIKEKGAAYLILLDPDKLSENKLAGFLKHCEKSGVDGFLVGGSLMVNGDFENFIKKVKINTTLPSIIFPGSITQVSSFADAILFLSVVSGRNPEHLIGKHVLAASSIKKSGIEPISTAYILVESGLTTTAVYMSGSLPVPRNKPEIAAATALASEYLGMKLIYLEAGSGAENTVPNEMVKAVSNQCSIPVIVGGGIRNPKVAREKVESGASIIVTGNYFEDENNWDLIREFASAVHIKQSILV; encoded by the coding sequence ATGAAGATTTACAACTATCTATTAAATACTATTAAGGAAAAAGGAGCGGCATATTTAATTCTGCTTGATCCTGATAAACTTTCTGAAAACAAACTTGCAGGATTTCTCAAGCATTGTGAAAAATCCGGTGTTGACGGATTTTTAGTAGGCGGAAGTTTAATGGTTAATGGTGATTTTGAAAACTTTATTAAAAAAGTAAAAATCAATACTACACTTCCATCAATAATTTTTCCTGGCAGTATCACGCAAGTTTCTTCTTTTGCAGATGCAATTTTATTTCTTTCAGTTGTAAGTGGAAGAAATCCTGAGCATTTAATCGGAAAACACGTTCTCGCTGCATCATCAATCAAGAAAAGTGGAATTGAACCTATATCCACTGCCTATATTTTAGTTGAATCAGGTTTAACAACAACCGCCGTTTATATGAGCGGAAGTTTACCAGTTCCAAGAAATAAACCAGAGATCGCGGCAGCAACTGCGCTTGCATCTGAATATCTTGGAATGAAATTGATTTATCTTGAGGCCGGAAGCGGGGCTGAGAATACTGTTCCAAATGAAATGGTAAAAGCAGTTTCTAATCAATGTTCCATTCCTGTTATTGTTGGTGGAGGAATTAGAAATCCAAAAGTAGCAAGAGAAAAAGTTGAAAGCGGTGCTTCGATAATTGTAACCGGAAATTATTTTGAAGATGAAAATAATTGGGATTTGATAAGAGAGTTTGCTTCTGCTGTACATATTAAACAATCAATCTTGGTTTAA
- a CDS encoding NUDIX hydrolase, producing MNYKLLKSEIRYKGKVFDHQVDEIEYESGNRGIREIAIHPGGAVVVPVKDDGKIILVKQFRYPLQKTLIELPAGKLDKGEDPLVCATRELEEETGYKAKVIKKLGEIYTAPGYCTEILHIYSAEGLIAGNHNREEGELEMEILEFSSNEIETMITKGEITDAKTIIGIHYLKNRSNH from the coding sequence ATGAACTACAAACTTCTCAAATCAGAAATACGTTATAAAGGAAAAGTATTTGATCATCAAGTTGATGAGATTGAATACGAAAGCGGTAACAGAGGAATAAGAGAAATAGCAATTCATCCGGGCGGAGCTGTTGTTGTTCCTGTTAAAGATGACGGCAAAATAATATTAGTTAAACAATTCAGATATCCGCTTCAAAAAACATTGATTGAACTTCCTGCCGGTAAACTAGATAAAGGTGAAGACCCATTAGTCTGTGCTACTCGTGAACTTGAAGAAGAGACAGGGTATAAAGCAAAAGTAATTAAAAAGCTTGGTGAAATTTACACAGCTCCTGGTTATTGCACAGAAATTCTTCATATTTATTCTGCTGAAGGGTTAATTGCCGGAAATCATAATCGTGAAGAAGGTGAACTTGAAATGGAAATCCTTGAATTTTCATCAAATGAAATTGAAACAATGATTACAAAAGGTGAAATAACTGATGCAAAAACAATTATTGGGATACATTATTTAAAGAATCGCAGTAATCATTGA
- a CDS encoding S9 family peptidase, with amino-acid sequence MSKIISREIVELNKQQQKMISSGWGNDTLEKSIVEKITYLSDGFKVMGYIAYPKNDSRKYPCVIWCRGGIGNAGAIDKFTARGIYGQLASWGYCVFASQYRGNDGGEGHDDFGGDDLNDVLNLIPLADDVPQANKDVWGIEGWSRGGMMTYLTLTKTNLFKAAIVLGGIANLRCNSDESKFMRRLYEHTLGRYEEDEFTSRCETRSIVNFADKLSQKTPLLIIHGNDDTRVLPHDSLDLSYKLLDLKIPYRLVMLEGGDHFLKSHRKEVDEIRKRWFEKYLK; translated from the coding sequence ATGAGTAAAATAATTAGTCGTGAAATAGTTGAGCTAAACAAACAACAGCAGAAAATGATTTCCAGTGGCTGGGGAAACGATACGCTGGAAAAATCAATTGTTGAAAAGATAACTTATTTGTCTGATGGATTTAAAGTGATGGGTTATATAGCTTATCCAAAGAACGATTCAAGAAAATATCCTTGTGTAATTTGGTGTCGCGGCGGAATTGGAAATGCCGGAGCAATTGATAAGTTTACTGCTCGGGGTATTTACGGACAACTTGCAAGCTGGGGTTATTGTGTTTTTGCTTCTCAGTATCGCGGTAACGATGGCGGTGAAGGACACGATGATTTTGGTGGTGACGATTTAAACGATGTTCTAAATTTAATTCCACTAGCTGATGATGTTCCACAAGCAAATAAAGATGTTTGGGGAATTGAAGGCTGGAGCCGTGGCGGAATGATGACTTATCTTACATTAACAAAAACAAATCTATTTAAAGCTGCAATTGTATTAGGTGGAATTGCAAATCTTCGTTGTAACTCCGATGAAAGCAAATTTATGCGTAGACTTTATGAACATACTCTTGGTAGGTATGAAGAAGATGAGTTTACAAGCAGGTGCGAAACAAGATCAATAGTAAACTTTGCTGATAAACTATCGCAAAAAACTCCATTGCTTATAATACATGGTAATGATGATACCAGAGTTTTGCCGCACGATTCACTTGATCTTTCTTACAAGCTTTTAGATCTAAAAATTCCTTATCGTTTAGTAATGCTGGAAGGCGGAGATCATTTCTTAAAATCCCACCGTAAAGAAGTTGATGAAATACGTAAGAGATGGTTTGAAAAATATTTGAAGTAA
- a CDS encoding methyltransferase domain-containing protein yields the protein MKQETQNIFLPGGFKQFRILKTKYVLNDKNILVIGSGSEKIAEKMIESGARAVTMIVNDYDSLINARLNLITDSKVVVKMMDFDNTDFNIVEFDLVYAQASISLLHRNKIVKEIKRILKPDGTLCVAEITVLTNDYPPFVRNIFDTSEMLPLLNDGCGAYYTERNFSVSYEEDLSSSLQSFYEHTAQELDDTIYKLNEKEKSYYKKLLKKISHESNAYLKLGADRYIGFKMLILKKTI from the coding sequence ATGAAACAAGAAACACAAAACATATTTCTGCCCGGCGGATTTAAGCAATTTAGGATCCTAAAAACTAAGTACGTTTTAAACGATAAAAATATTTTAGTTATTGGATCAGGAAGTGAAAAAATTGCAGAAAAAATGATTGAATCTGGGGCACGTGCAGTTACAATGATTGTAAATGATTACGATTCATTGATTAATGCACGCTTAAATCTAATCACAGACAGTAAAGTTGTTGTTAAGATGATGGATTTTGATAACACTGATTTTAATATTGTAGAGTTTGATCTTGTTTATGCACAAGCTTCAATTTCATTATTGCATAGAAATAAGATTGTAAAAGAGATAAAGCGTATTTTAAAACCGGATGGAACATTGTGTGTTGCTGAAATTACAGTTCTAACTAATGATTATCCTCCTTTTGTAAGAAATATTTTCGATACATCAGAAATGTTGCCTTTGTTAAATGATGGTTGCGGAGCTTATTATACCGAAAGAAATTTTTCTGTTTCGTACGAAGAAGATCTTTCCTCATCATTGCAAAGTTTTTATGAACACACAGCTCAGGAATTAGATGATACTATTTATAAGTTGAACGAAAAAGAAAAAAGTTATTACAAAAAATTGTTAAAAAAAATTAGCCACGAATCCAATGCTTACTTAAAACTTGGGGCAGATAGATACATTGGATTTAAAATGCTGATACTGAAGAAAACCATTTAG